A section of the Streptomyces sp. V3I8 genome encodes:
- a CDS encoding FG-GAP-like repeat-containing protein has translation MQKKYLRLALATATAAALTGGLLTFTAATATAADSVHHPVADFDNDGYGDVAYSAGWATVGGKKGAGQIVALYGSPSGVTAGNRTTISQNTAGVPGSAETDDGFGWVSAYGDFNGDGFDDLATEASYEDVDGDKDGGTVLIVWGSANGLSGATTIKDPAVSSHDRWGTALAAGDFDGDGTEDLAVGSSSNSVYVFKGGITKSGTYGGRYTVKTDIRSGGDTGPLVLAAGDVNGDRKTDLVVNGYETDSDYGYNTNFYVPGSASGLKASSAQEVKRGVITGIGDVNGDGFGDIVTGQDWDPANDGSPSVPESVDGGKVHIIYGSAAGPATTVAVSQNSGNVPGSSERGDWFGSELSLGDINGDGMTDLVAGAPGENLNGVVNTGAVTVLYGAESGLNTASGYQYFAQSTAGVPGSDEKDDAFGSEVKLTDVTGDGKADLTVGAYGENAYNGSVVYLPSDGTKITTTGARSLAPSAVGVSTNSTPAFGANAAN, from the coding sequence ATGCAGAAGAAGTACCTGAGACTCGCCCTCGCGACGGCCACCGCTGCCGCGCTGACGGGCGGGCTCCTCACCTTCACGGCCGCGACGGCGACGGCGGCCGACTCCGTCCACCACCCCGTGGCGGACTTCGACAACGACGGCTACGGCGACGTGGCGTACTCGGCCGGCTGGGCGACCGTCGGCGGCAAGAAGGGCGCCGGCCAGATCGTCGCCCTGTACGGCTCACCGAGCGGTGTGACCGCCGGCAACCGCACGACGATCAGCCAGAACACCGCAGGCGTCCCGGGCAGCGCCGAGACCGACGACGGCTTCGGCTGGGTCAGCGCGTACGGCGACTTCAACGGTGACGGCTTCGACGACCTCGCCACGGAGGCCTCGTACGAGGACGTGGACGGCGACAAGGACGGCGGCACCGTCCTCATCGTGTGGGGCTCGGCGAACGGCCTGTCCGGCGCCACGACGATCAAGGACCCGGCGGTCTCGTCCCACGACCGCTGGGGCACGGCGCTCGCCGCGGGCGACTTCGACGGCGACGGCACGGAGGACCTCGCGGTCGGCTCCTCGTCGAACTCGGTGTACGTCTTCAAGGGCGGTATCACCAAGTCCGGTACGTACGGCGGCCGTTACACCGTCAAGACGGACATCCGGTCCGGTGGCGACACCGGCCCGCTGGTGCTCGCCGCGGGCGACGTCAACGGCGACAGGAAGACCGACCTGGTCGTCAACGGCTACGAGACCGACAGCGACTACGGCTACAACACCAACTTCTACGTGCCCGGCTCGGCCTCCGGCCTGAAGGCGTCGTCCGCGCAGGAGGTGAAGCGCGGGGTCATCACCGGCATCGGTGACGTCAACGGCGACGGCTTCGGCGACATCGTCACCGGCCAGGACTGGGACCCCGCCAACGACGGCTCCCCGTCGGTGCCCGAGTCGGTGGACGGCGGCAAGGTCCACATCATCTACGGTTCGGCCGCCGGCCCGGCCACCACCGTCGCCGTGAGCCAGAACAGCGGCAACGTGCCCGGGTCCTCCGAGCGCGGTGACTGGTTCGGCAGCGAGCTCTCGCTCGGCGACATCAACGGCGACGGCATGACCGACCTGGTGGCCGGCGCGCCGGGCGAGAACCTGAACGGCGTGGTGAACACGGGCGCGGTGACCGTCCTGTACGGCGCCGAATCCGGCCTGAACACCGCTTCCGGCTACCAGTACTTCGCCCAGTCCACGGCCGGTGTCCCCGGCTCGGACGAGAAGGACGACGCGTTCGGCAGCGAGGTGAAGCTCACCGACGTCACCGGAGACGGCAAGGCCGACCTGACGGTCGGAGCGTACGGCGAGAACGCCTACAACGGCTCGGTGGTCTACCTGCCCTCCGACGGCACGAAGATCACCACCACCGGCGCCCGCTCCCTCGCCCCGTCCGCGGTCGGCGTCTCGACAAACTCGACGCCGGCCTTCGGCGCCAACGCCGCCAACTGA